A single genomic interval of Malania oleifera isolate guangnan ecotype guangnan chromosome 11, ASM2987363v1, whole genome shotgun sequence harbors:
- the LOC131167830 gene encoding F-box protein SKIP14 → MALNFSRQSIFPTRSSEEGLCSSIRFARGYVLEECPDNNLGDLGSLGDDTWGFNWELENSCDFRKEKDENGSWVDPVADDIMMTLNFSPWSIFPTLSSEEGFEFADGCAVEGYPDKNLDGFSNDTRNCDWKLENSCDYRKEKDEKGSCDDLVSDDILELLPADPFGMDVSATFTAIAGWFEDFEKDGGSYSHGFGTDEIEVKSDYRLYAGLNLLRDRAMILQPEVDKNGFVIDKELGDGLCDGGSVSTLHAGECMDFSQRGNWIESDQANEFQACTKLHHDDDAGDAHDALFFVLGYLSVRDLLSIERVCRSLRDAVKGDPLLWRSIHIDQPLSDRITDDALVRLTGRAQGTLQCLSLVECLKITDSGLKHIFQSNPGLTKLSVPGCVKLSVEGILFNLKALKFAGAPGIKHLRIGGIYGVTSTHFEELKFLLGVDNHMQPKYHKPRFYRGGHLYVSCDDDRAIDIETCPRCQKLRLVYDCPAESCQGDHQNAQLCRACTLCIARCVHCGRCINNCDYEEMFCLDFLCLDCWKDIINHQERLEGDGASSSSKHTIFHRETTYHFCFMA, encoded by the exons ATGGCATTGAACTTCTCGCGCCAGTCGATCTTCCCCACTCGTTCCTCGGAAGAGGGTTTGTGTTCATCAATCAGGTTTGCGAGGGGGTATGTTTTGGAAGAATGCCCGGATAATAATTTGGGTGATTTGGGATCTTTGGGTGATGATACCTGGGGTTTCAACTGGGAATTGGAGAATTCTTGTGATTTCAGGAAGGAGAAGGACGAGAATGGGAGTTGGGTTGATCCAGTGGCTGATGATATTATGATGACATTGAATTTCTCGCCTTGGTCGATCTTTCCAACTCTTTCTTCGGAAGAGGGTTTTGAGTTTGCGGATGGGTGTGCAGTGGAAGGATACCCTGATAAGAATTTGGATGGTTTTAGTAACGATACTCGAAATTGCGATTGGAAATTGGAGAATTCTTGCGATTACAGAAAAGAGAAGGATGAGAAGGGAAGCTGTGATGATTTGGTGTCCGATGATATCCTTGAACTATTGCCTGCAGATCCCTTTGGCATGGACGTGAGTGCTACTTTTACTGCCATTGCTGGTTGGTTTGAGGATTTTGAGAAAGATGGGGGGTCATATTCTCATGGCTTTGGGACAGATGAAATTGAAGTAAAAAGTGATTATCGGTTATATGCCGGTTTGAATTTGCTTAGGGATCGAGCTATGATTTTACAGCCAGAGGTGGATAAGAATGGATTTGTGATAGATAAAGAATTAGGAGATGGATTATGTGATGGCGGTTCTGTGTCAACTCTCCATGCAGGGGAATGTATGGATTTTAGCCAACGGGGCAATTGGATAGAGAGTGATCAAGCCAATGAATTTCAGGCTTGTACCAAACTCCATCATGATGATGATGCTGGTGATGCCCATGATGCTTTGTTTTTCGTACTTGGTTATCTAAGTGTTCGTGACCTTCTTTCTATTGAAAGGGTTTGCAGGTCTTTGCGTGATGCAGTTAAAGGTGATCCTCTTTTGTGGAGGAGTATTCACATTGATCAGCCATTGAGCGACAGGATTACTGATGATGCTTTGGTGCGGTTGACTGGTAGGGCTCAAGGCACTCTTCAATGCTTGAGTCTGGTGGAGTGCCTAAAGATTACTGATAGTGGTTTGAAACACATATTCCAGAGCAATCCAGGGCTTACAAAG CTTAGTGTTCCAGGATGTGTGAAACTCAGTGTTGAAGGTATCTTATTTAATTTGAAGGCCTTAAAGTTTGCGGGGGCACCTGGAATAAAGCACCTGAGAATTGGTGGGATATACGGTGTTACAAGTACACACTTTGAAGAGTTGAAGTTCTTATTGGGTGTAGATAACCATATGCAGCCTAAATATCACAAGCCACGGTTCTATCGGGGTGGGCATTTGTATGTATCTTGTGATGATGATCGTGCAATTGACATCGAGACATGCCCAAGATGCCAAAAATTGAGACTAGTCTATGATTGCCCAGCAGAAAGTTGCCAAGGGGATCATCAAAATGCTCAGCTGTGCAGGGCTTGTACACTATGCATCGCCCGCTGCGTCCACTGTGGCCGCTGCATTAATAACTGCGATTATGAAGAGATGTTCTGCCTAGACTTCCTTTGTTTGGATTGTTGGAAAGATATCATCAATCATCAAGAGAGACTGGAAGGTGATGGCGCATCTTCCTCATCTAAGCACACTATTTTCCATAGAGAGACAACATACCATTTTTGCTTCATGGCTTGA